One Argiope bruennichi chromosome 5, qqArgBrue1.1, whole genome shotgun sequence DNA segment encodes these proteins:
- the LOC129968749 gene encoding scavenger receptor class B member 1-like isoform X2 has protein sequence MFTHKKSVTFLSIGALLVVLGVIFFLCFPVIFNTLLKQQISLKNGTLGYKVWQDIPLPIYQRLYFFNITNADNFLRRREKANLVEVGPYTFKSRWVKEDIVFHPNGTVSFKEVRTFVFLRNESVGSQDDQIVTLNAPLLLAANFLKNYELPIRLAASLAFGIAGERLIVKKSIKQLAFDGYRDIIILLSPILKKDIPFKNGLFAWLYGKNDTDDGLYNVFTGEDTLDNLNIIDRWNGKDSLGFWNGASCNMFNGSNAEIAPPLQPYQNTYTFFQSVFCRSLTLDYTEDVEHLGVTSRRFMTTNMTLANGTQNPINACFDTKMKLPSGAQDISSCQYDAPVVLSFPHFYFGDPMYLKGVNGLHPNASLHDFHIDIEPNTGFSIDAAVRFQVNLYVQRIYGISQLQNVPTVMFPVFWADLSFSLTEDLANVFKNKVYLPKNAAIGSIFGLMGLGVLVCIGTISYMCWVKRDDKKISPPPVFVTR, from the exons ATGTTTACTCATAAAAAATCAG TTACCTTCCTATCAATTGGTGCCTTGCTTGTGGTATTGGGAGTTATATTTTTTCTCTGCTTTCCTGTGATATTTAATACTTTGTTGAAACAG CAAATATCTCTCAAAAATGGAACTCTTGGATATAAAGTATGGCAGGACATTCCACTTCCAATCTATCAACGCCTTTACTTTTTCAATATTACAAATGCTGATAACTTTTTGAGAAGAAGAGAAAAAGCAAATCTTGTAGAAGTTGGGCCTTATACTTTTAA atctcGATGGgttaaagaagatattgtattTCATCCTAACGGTACTGTGTCTTTCAAAGAAGTGAGAACTTTTGTCTTCCTCCGTAATGAATCAGTTGGCAGTCAGGATGATCAGATTGTTACATTAAATGCTCCATTACTG cttgctgcaaattttctaaaaaattatgaactgCCTATTAGACTAGCTGCCTCTCTTGCCTTTGGAATAGCAGGTGAACGTTTGATTGTTAAAAAGTCTATTAAACAGTTGGCATTTGATGGATACAGAGATATAATAATATTGCTTTCTCCAATTCTTAAGAAGgacattccatttaaaaatggCTTATTTGCTTGGTTATATGGG aaaaatgatactGATGATGGATTATATAATGTATTCACTGGAGAAGATACGCTGGACAATCTCAATATAATTGATCGCTGGAATGGAAAAGA TTCATTGGGATTTTGGAATGGTGCATCTTGCAATATGTTTAATGGATCAA ATGCTGAAATTGCACCACCTCTTCAACCATATCAAAATACATACACTTTCTTCCAATCTGTTTTCTGcag GTCTTTAACATTAGACTATACTGAAGATGTTGAGCACTTAGGAGTTACATCTAGAAGATTTATGACTACAAATATGACATTAGCCAATGGAACTCAGAATCCTATAAATGCTTGTTTTGATACAAAAATGAAACTACCTTCTGGTGCTCAAGATATCAGTAGTTGTCAGTATg ATGCTCCTGTTGTGTTATCATTCCCGCACTTTTATTTTGGTGATCCAATGTACTTAAAAGGTGTTAATGGACTTCATCCTAATGCCTCTCTGCATGATTTCCATATTGATATTGAACCA aatactgGATTTAGTATTGATGCTGCTGTTAGGTTTCAAGTCAACTTGTATGTTCAAAGAATTTATGGAATATC TCAGCTTCAAAATGTTCCCACTGTTATGTTCCCAGTATTTTGGGCCGATTTA tctttttcGCTGACAGAAGATCTGGCTAATGTGTTCAAAAACAAAGTATACCTCCCTAAGAATGCTGCAATTGGATCCATATTTGGATTAATGGGATTGGGTGTCTTAGTTTGTATCGGTACTATAAGCTACATGTGTTGGGTAAAAAGAGATGACAAAAag ATATCTCCGCCTCCTGTGTTTGTAACCAGGTAG
- the LOC129968749 gene encoding scavenger receptor class B member 1-like isoform X1 gives MFTHKKSVTFLSIGALLVVLGVIFFLCFPVIFNTLLKQQISLKNGTLGYKVWQDIPLPIYQRLYFFNITNADNFLRRREKANLVEVGPYTFKSRWVKEDIVFHPNGTVSFKEVRTFVFLRNESVGSQDDQIVTLNAPLLLAANFLKNYELPIRLAASLAFGIAGERLIVKKSIKQLAFDGYRDIIILLSPILKKDIPFKNGLFAWLYGKNDTDDGLYNVFTGEDTLDNLNIIDRWNGKDSLGFWNGASCNMFNGSNAEIAPPLQPYQNTYTFFQSVFCRSLTLDYTEDVEHLGVTSRRFMTTNMTLANGTQNPINACFDTKMKLPSGAQDISSCQYDAPVVLSFPHFYFGDPMYLKGVNGLHPNASLHDFHIDIEPNTGFSIDAAVRFQVNLYVQRIYGISQLQNVPTVMFPVFWADLSFSLTEDLANVFKNKVYLPKNAAIGSIFGLMGLGVLVCIGTISYMCWVKRDDKKVLLLTNPTERTPLLS, from the exons ATGTTTACTCATAAAAAATCAG TTACCTTCCTATCAATTGGTGCCTTGCTTGTGGTATTGGGAGTTATATTTTTTCTCTGCTTTCCTGTGATATTTAATACTTTGTTGAAACAG CAAATATCTCTCAAAAATGGAACTCTTGGATATAAAGTATGGCAGGACATTCCACTTCCAATCTATCAACGCCTTTACTTTTTCAATATTACAAATGCTGATAACTTTTTGAGAAGAAGAGAAAAAGCAAATCTTGTAGAAGTTGGGCCTTATACTTTTAA atctcGATGGgttaaagaagatattgtattTCATCCTAACGGTACTGTGTCTTTCAAAGAAGTGAGAACTTTTGTCTTCCTCCGTAATGAATCAGTTGGCAGTCAGGATGATCAGATTGTTACATTAAATGCTCCATTACTG cttgctgcaaattttctaaaaaattatgaactgCCTATTAGACTAGCTGCCTCTCTTGCCTTTGGAATAGCAGGTGAACGTTTGATTGTTAAAAAGTCTATTAAACAGTTGGCATTTGATGGATACAGAGATATAATAATATTGCTTTCTCCAATTCTTAAGAAGgacattccatttaaaaatggCTTATTTGCTTGGTTATATGGG aaaaatgatactGATGATGGATTATATAATGTATTCACTGGAGAAGATACGCTGGACAATCTCAATATAATTGATCGCTGGAATGGAAAAGA TTCATTGGGATTTTGGAATGGTGCATCTTGCAATATGTTTAATGGATCAA ATGCTGAAATTGCACCACCTCTTCAACCATATCAAAATACATACACTTTCTTCCAATCTGTTTTCTGcag GTCTTTAACATTAGACTATACTGAAGATGTTGAGCACTTAGGAGTTACATCTAGAAGATTTATGACTACAAATATGACATTAGCCAATGGAACTCAGAATCCTATAAATGCTTGTTTTGATACAAAAATGAAACTACCTTCTGGTGCTCAAGATATCAGTAGTTGTCAGTATg ATGCTCCTGTTGTGTTATCATTCCCGCACTTTTATTTTGGTGATCCAATGTACTTAAAAGGTGTTAATGGACTTCATCCTAATGCCTCTCTGCATGATTTCCATATTGATATTGAACCA aatactgGATTTAGTATTGATGCTGCTGTTAGGTTTCAAGTCAACTTGTATGTTCAAAGAATTTATGGAATATC TCAGCTTCAAAATGTTCCCACTGTTATGTTCCCAGTATTTTGGGCCGATTTA tctttttcGCTGACAGAAGATCTGGCTAATGTGTTCAAAAACAAAGTATACCTCCCTAAGAATGCTGCAATTGGATCCATATTTGGATTAATGGGATTGGGTGTCTTAGTTTGTATCGGTACTATAAGCTACATGTGTTGGGTAAAAAGAGATGACAAAAag gtATTGTTATTGACTAATCCTACAGAACGCACTCCATTATTATCTTGA